In a genomic window of Bacteroidota bacterium:
- the lysS gene encoding lysine--tRNA ligase has protein sequence MVRRREELEELRRRGINPYPYLFKRTAFSRDIIESFSDDAPHRTVSAAGRIVSIRRMGKASFCHIQDSKGKIQIYLKRDELGEPYDAFRLLDLGDIIGVDGYPFRTRTGEISLHAGRFELLSKSLRPLPVVKEKVDEQGERTVFDPFADKELRYRQRYVDLLVNPGVREVFIKRARILSSMRKFLDARGYLEVETPVLQPVYGGAFARPFVTHHNTLDIQLYLRIADELYLKRLVVGGYDGVYEFAKDFRNEGMDKNHNPEFTMLELYVAYEDYHWMMGLVEELIGTAAVETNGSTRWKVGGREIDFTPPWKRVSMYDAIEEHTGKQIRGKDEAELLKLARGLGLDLPAGAGTGAVIDGIFGEFVEPKLIQPTFVTDYPVEMSPLAKRHRAEPGLVERFEVIVNGRELCNAFSELNDPVDQRSRFEEQMKLRARGDEEAQVLDEDFLRALEYGMPPAAGLGIGIDRLTMLFTDQDSIRDVIFFPQMKPEH, from the coding sequence ATGGTTCGCCGGCGCGAAGAGCTTGAAGAGCTCCGGCGCCGGGGTATCAACCCTTATCCGTACCTCTTCAAGAGAACGGCCTTCTCCAGAGACATCATCGAGAGTTTCTCCGACGATGCTCCCCATCGTACGGTGTCGGCCGCGGGCCGCATCGTCTCGATCCGGCGTATGGGGAAAGCTTCGTTCTGCCATATTCAGGACTCGAAGGGAAAAATCCAAATCTATCTGAAGCGCGACGAGCTCGGCGAGCCGTACGACGCCTTCCGCCTTCTCGATCTCGGCGATATCATCGGGGTGGACGGGTATCCATTCCGCACGAGGACGGGCGAGATATCGCTGCACGCCGGCCGGTTCGAACTTCTTTCGAAGTCGCTGAGGCCGCTCCCGGTGGTGAAGGAAAAAGTGGATGAACAGGGCGAGCGCACGGTGTTCGACCCGTTTGCCGACAAGGAGCTCCGGTACCGCCAGCGCTATGTCGACCTTCTGGTCAACCCCGGGGTGAGGGAGGTGTTCATTAAGAGGGCCAGGATCCTCTCCTCGATGCGCAAGTTTCTCGACGCCAGGGGTTATCTGGAAGTCGAGACGCCCGTTCTTCAGCCCGTTTACGGCGGGGCGTTCGCACGCCCGTTCGTCACCCACCACAACACGCTCGATATCCAGTTGTACCTCCGGATCGCGGACGAGCTCTACCTGAAACGCCTCGTGGTGGGGGGGTATGACGGAGTCTACGAGTTCGCGAAGGATTTCCGGAATGAAGGGATGGACAAGAACCATAACCCGGAATTCACGATGCTGGAACTCTACGTCGCGTATGAGGACTACCACTGGATGATGGGCCTGGTGGAAGAGCTGATCGGCACCGCCGCCGTCGAGACGAACGGTTCGACCCGGTGGAAGGTGGGGGGGAGGGAGATCGATTTTACTCCGCCCTGGAAGCGGGTGAGCATGTACGACGCGATTGAAGAGCACACCGGCAAACAGATCCGCGGAAAAGACGAAGCGGAACTGCTGAAGCTCGCCCGCGGGCTCGGCCTGGATCTCCCTGCCGGCGCGGGAACGGGAGCGGTCATCGACGGGATCTTCGGCGAATTTGTGGAGCCGAAGCTGATCCAGCCGACCTTCGTCACGGACTACCCCGTCGAGATGTCTCCGCTCGCCAAGCGTCACCGCGCCGAGCCGGGGCTGGTCGAGCGCTTCGAGGTCATCGTCAACGGCCGCGAGCTGTGCAACGCGTTCAGCGAACTGAACGACCCGGTCGACCAGCGGTCGCGCTTCGAAGAGCAGATGAAACTGCGCGCGCGGGGGGACGAAGAAGCCCAGGTGCTCGACGAGGATTTTCTCCGGGCGCTCGAATACGGGATGCCTCCCGCGGCGGGGCTCGGGATCGGCATCGACCGTCTCACCATGCTTTTCACCGATCAGGATTCGATCCGTGACGTCATTTTTTTTCCGCAGATGAAACCCGAACATTGA
- a CDS encoding S9 family peptidase, with protein MNSFFRIPSTRACRLLITLAVMIACGRGQESKSSPPQKTKDFTIEDVFVKGKFSPKGIRGFQWIEKGKAYSYLETDTSAKQTDIWRADVGSGKKTKLVDAGALVLKKGDKPFSVQNYTWSPDGGRVLFTGTLTARSLKTGGNFFLYDLGSRKFRQLTDSPEEQLNVRFSPDGSMIGFVRGNNLVVHRLDDDTETQLTSDGGEHVLNGHFDWVYEEEFGLINGWQWSPDGKHIAYWQIDETREPEFSIVNFIPLHSAVNRMRYPKAGDPNGIVRIGIVDLDTKKTAWADIGAPLDTTQDTYIPRILWTNNPALLAVERLNRHQNKLELALVNAATGSSRVILTEIESTWIDISDDVTFLKKSDQFIWPSERDGFEHLYLYDLHGKLIRQITQGHWDVERLNGVDEASGTLFFTAAVVSPLNREVYAVGLDGKGFRRITKEDGSSSANFAPGCSVFLHTFTDVNTPARLSLRKSDGSLLRVVDDGKVGALNDFRISPQTFFTFRTSDGVELNGWMIKPLDFDPAKKYPVLMYVYGGPGSQTVRNSWGGQNFLWYQILAQKGYVIASVDNRGTGARGKEFKSVTYKHLGKWETHDQIEGAKYLAALPYVDGARIGIWGWSYGGYMTLMSMLSGSGVFKTGVSVAPVTHWKFYDSIYTERYMLTPRENPDGYEESAPLSHAGKLTGNLLEIHGTADDNVHWQNTVSMVNAFIQEGKQFETAFYPGGFHGIGTGKVRAQLFTKITDYLLEKL; from the coding sequence ATGAATAGTTTTTTCCGAATTCCGTCCACAAGGGCCTGCCGCCTCCTGATCACCCTGGCGGTCATGATCGCCTGCGGCCGGGGCCAGGAATCGAAATCTTCGCCCCCGCAGAAGACGAAGGATTTTACGATCGAAGATGTGTTTGTCAAGGGAAAATTCAGCCCGAAGGGCATCCGAGGGTTTCAATGGATCGAGAAGGGGAAGGCGTATTCCTATCTCGAAACCGATACCTCGGCGAAGCAGACCGATATCTGGAGGGCCGACGTCGGCTCGGGGAAGAAGACGAAGCTGGTCGATGCGGGCGCCCTGGTGCTCAAGAAAGGGGACAAGCCCTTTTCCGTTCAGAATTACACCTGGTCTCCGGATGGGGGGAGGGTCTTGTTTACCGGGACCCTCACGGCCCGAAGCCTTAAAACGGGGGGGAACTTTTTCCTCTACGACCTGGGGAGCAGGAAGTTCCGGCAGCTCACGGACAGCCCGGAGGAGCAGCTGAACGTGAGGTTTTCGCCCGACGGATCGATGATCGGGTTCGTGCGCGGGAACAATCTTGTTGTCCACCGCCTCGACGACGACACGGAGACACAGCTGACCTCCGACGGGGGCGAGCATGTCCTGAACGGCCATTTCGACTGGGTCTACGAGGAGGAATTCGGACTGATCAACGGCTGGCAGTGGTCGCCCGACGGGAAGCATATCGCCTACTGGCAGATCGATGAGACCCGCGAACCGGAATTCTCCATCGTCAACTTCATTCCGCTCCATTCGGCGGTCAACAGGATGCGGTATCCCAAAGCGGGAGATCCGAACGGCATCGTGAGGATCGGCATCGTCGACCTGGATACGAAAAAAACCGCCTGGGCCGATATCGGCGCCCCGCTCGACACGACGCAGGATACCTACATCCCGCGCATCCTCTGGACCAATAACCCGGCGCTCCTGGCGGTGGAACGGCTCAACCGGCACCAGAACAAATTGGAGCTTGCACTGGTGAACGCCGCGACCGGCAGCTCCCGGGTGATCCTGACCGAGATCGAGAGCACCTGGATCGACATCAGCGACGACGTCACGTTCCTGAAGAAATCGGACCAATTCATCTGGCCGTCGGAACGGGACGGGTTCGAACATCTCTATCTCTATGACCTGCACGGGAAATTGATCCGGCAGATCACGCAGGGGCACTGGGATGTCGAGCGGCTGAACGGGGTGGACGAGGCATCGGGCACCCTGTTCTTCACGGCCGCCGTCGTCTCCCCGCTGAACCGCGAAGTCTATGCCGTGGGGCTGGACGGGAAGGGCTTCAGGAGAATCACCAAGGAGGACGGAAGCAGCTCGGCGAATTTTGCCCCCGGTTGCTCCGTCTTTCTCCACACGTTCACCGATGTCAACACCCCGGCGCGGTTGAGCCTGCGGAAGAGCGACGGCTCGCTGTTGCGCGTCGTCGACGACGGCAAGGTCGGCGCTCTCAACGACTTTCGCATCAGCCCGCAGACGTTCTTCACCTTCCGGACGAGCGACGGCGTCGAGCTGAACGGCTGGATGATCAAGCCTCTCGATTTCGATCCCGCGAAGAAGTATCCGGTGCTGATGTACGTCTACGGAGGTCCCGGATCGCAGACCGTCCGGAACAGCTGGGGGGGCCAGAACTTCCTCTGGTATCAGATACTCGCCCAAAAGGGGTACGTCATCGCCAGTGTCGATAACCGGGGTACGGGCGCCCGCGGGAAGGAATTCAAGAGCGTGACCTACAAACATCTCGGGAAGTGGGAAACCCACGACCAGATCGAGGGGGCGAAGTACCTCGCGGCGCTTCCTTACGTGGACGGCGCGAGGATCGGGATCTGGGGCTGGAGCTACGGCGGATATATGACGCTGATGTCGATGCTGAGCGGTTCGGGTGTCTTCAAAACCGGCGTATCGGTCGCCCCGGTCACGCACTGGAAGTTCTACGATTCGATCTACACGGAACGGTATATGCTCACTCCCCGGGAGAATCCCGACGGATACGAGGAAAGCGCGCCGCTCTCTCATGCCGGGAAGCTGACGGGAAATCTCCTGGAAATTCACGGGACCGCGGACGACAACGTGCACTGGCAGAACACCGTCAGCATGGTGAACGCCTTCATCCAGGAAGGGAAGCAATTTGAGACAGCCTTCTATCCCGGCGGATTCCACGGGATCGGCACCGGCAAGGTGCGGGCCCAGCTCTTCACGAAAATCACCGACTATCTTCTCGAAAAGCTTTGA
- a CDS encoding M14 family metallopeptidase gives MIPAGPLRQSFRGLLISLVLLVQSAPLASQAVPQEWLTAYELSGFKKTPRYAETIEYCRRLQAASGWIRVDSFGRTPEGRSLQLVIASSDGAFDPASARRSGKAVVMIQNGIHAGEIDGKDACLMLLRDMAITKSKASLLDHVILLVIPVYNVDGHERFGPFNRINQNGPEEMGWRVTAQNLNLNRDYLKADAPETRAWLKVYTSWLPDFFVDCHVTDGADFQHVFTYSIETHENVAAPVRAWITRGYIPFLESKLTSAGVSVIPYIFLKDDTDPLLGILGSVTPPRFSTSYTPLQNRPGLLIETHMLKDYKTRVEATRAALEATIERVGQQYRELRRAVSSADSEAEEGFRQPYPLQFSMADKPNATVHFLGYKQKNEKSTISGGEKIRYTHEPFEADIPRFDSSIVTKTVVPPRAYLIPQQWTEVLDRLDMHGVRIERLTVPIEVEVETYRFSHAHWQQAPFEGRHPVTYSVENVKERRAYPAGTAVVRLNQRAARVALNALEPEAPDAFAAWGFFDAIFEQKEYAENYVMEPLASEMLAKDPNLKKEFETRLAADTAFAHSPGARLNFFYQRSPYWDPQVNSYPVARLMSDVPLQTEPFRF, from the coding sequence GTGATCCCGGCCGGCCCTCTGCGCCAATCATTCCGCGGCCTTCTCATCTCTCTCGTCCTGCTGGTGCAGAGCGCGCCTCTCGCCTCCCAGGCGGTTCCTCAAGAGTGGCTCACCGCGTACGAACTGAGCGGCTTCAAGAAGACCCCCCGGTATGCGGAGACGATCGAGTACTGCAGACGGTTACAGGCCGCCTCCGGATGGATCAGAGTCGACAGCTTCGGCCGGACCCCCGAGGGAAGAAGCCTCCAGCTTGTCATCGCGTCGAGCGACGGGGCGTTCGATCCCGCATCCGCCCGCCGCAGCGGCAAAGCGGTCGTCATGATCCAGAACGGCATTCATGCCGGCGAGATCGACGGCAAGGACGCCTGCCTGATGCTCCTGCGGGACATGGCAATTACAAAATCGAAAGCGTCGCTCCTCGACCATGTGATCCTGCTCGTGATACCGGTTTATAACGTCGACGGCCACGAGAGGTTCGGACCCTTCAACCGGATCAATCAGAACGGCCCCGAGGAGATGGGATGGCGTGTCACCGCGCAAAATCTCAACCTCAACCGCGACTACCTCAAAGCCGATGCGCCGGAGACGCGGGCGTGGCTGAAGGTCTATACCTCCTGGTTGCCCGATTTTTTCGTGGACTGCCACGTGACGGACGGGGCCGATTTCCAGCACGTGTTCACCTATTCGATCGAGACGCATGAGAATGTGGCGGCGCCCGTCCGCGCCTGGATCACCCGGGGCTACATACCATTTCTCGAGTCGAAGCTCACCTCCGCCGGGGTTTCCGTCATCCCGTATATTTTCCTGAAGGACGATACGGACCCGTTGCTGGGAATTCTCGGATCCGTGACCCCCCCGCGATTTTCAACGTCGTACACGCCGTTGCAGAACAGGCCCGGGCTCCTCATCGAGACGCACATGCTCAAGGATTACAAGACCCGGGTCGAAGCCACCCGAGCGGCGCTCGAAGCCACCATCGAGCGCGTGGGCCAGCAGTACCGCGAGCTCCGGCGCGCGGTCTCGAGCGCAGACTCCGAGGCGGAGGAGGGCTTCCGCCAACCGTACCCCCTCCAATTCAGCATGGCCGACAAGCCCAACGCCACGGTGCACTTTCTCGGATACAAGCAGAAGAACGAAAAGAGCACGATCTCGGGCGGAGAGAAGATCCGGTACACACACGAGCCGTTCGAGGCGGATATCCCCCGGTTCGACAGCTCGATCGTCACCAAAACCGTCGTTCCGCCCCGGGCGTATCTCATTCCGCAGCAATGGACCGAGGTGCTTGACCGGCTCGACATGCACGGGGTGCGGATCGAGAGATTGACCGTCCCCATCGAGGTGGAGGTCGAAACGTACCGCTTTTCGCACGCGCACTGGCAGCAGGCTCCGTTCGAGGGCCGCCATCCCGTGACCTATTCCGTCGAGAACGTGAAGGAGCGGAGAGCCTATCCCGCGGGAACTGCGGTTGTCCGGCTCAACCAGCGTGCGGCGCGGGTGGCGCTGAACGCCCTCGAACCGGAAGCCCCGGACGCATTTGCCGCATGGGGATTCTTCGACGCGATCTTTGAGCAGAAGGAATACGCGGAAAACTATGTCATGGAACCGCTCGCCTCGGAGATGCTCGCGAAGGATCCGAACCTGAAGAAGGAATTTGAGACGAGACTGGCCGCAGACACCGCGTTCGCCCACAGCCCGGGGGCGCGTTTGAATTTCTTTTATCAACGATCCCCTTACTGGGATCCCCAGGTGAACAGCTACCCCGTGGCGCGCCTGATGTCGGACGTGCCCCTCCAGACCGAACCATTCCGTTTTTGA
- a CDS encoding PspC domain-containing protein, with protein sequence MKRLYRSDTNKKLAGICGGIGEMTDTDPTIIRLIAVIAGVVTGIIPFVLAYIIAWWIVPPRKQEQAESRPGA encoded by the coding sequence ATGAAGCGCCTGTACCGTTCGGATACGAACAAGAAACTCGCCGGGATTTGCGGCGGGATCGGCGAGATGACCGACACCGATCCGACGATCATCCGCCTGATCGCGGTGATCGCCGGGGTGGTGACCGGAATAATCCCGTTCGTGCTCGCGTACATCATCGCCTGGTGGATCGTACCTCCGCGCAAGCAGGAACAGGCGGAGAGCCGCCCCGGAGCGTGA
- a CDS encoding acetate kinase, with protein sequence MNILVLNCGSSSVKFQVIQTDLESIERGTDRRLAGGSVERVGSQSLITLESEGHPKLRQTAPLRDHRAALDYVLRWVISPASAIADIHSLADLHAVGHRVVHGGERFTMSVLIDEDVMGKIEESIELAPLHNPANLKGITAARELLGPGIPQVAIFDTAFHSTMPESAYLYAIPYQLYRRHRIRRYGFHGTSHRYVAFRYRQLTVRQREETNLVTLHLGNGCSACAIKGGESVDTSMGLTPLEGLVMGTRCGDLDPSVLEFIHHKEGMSLSEIDTMLNKQSGLLGVSGLTNDMRELLDEEREKKDRRARLAIEMFCARVKKYIGAYLAGMNGADAIIFTGGIGENSPAIRERICAGLSWLGVELDHQKNSTMTNGKEGEITSPGARLKAFVIPTNEELLIARDTLRTVEGAPKRW encoded by the coding sequence ATGAACATACTTGTCCTCAATTGCGGCTCTTCTTCGGTGAAGTTCCAGGTCATTCAGACCGACCTCGAATCGATCGAGCGGGGCACCGACCGGCGGCTCGCGGGCGGGTCCGTCGAGCGGGTCGGAAGCCAGTCGCTCATCACGCTCGAGTCAGAAGGGCATCCCAAACTGAGGCAAACGGCCCCCCTGCGCGATCACCGGGCGGCCCTCGATTATGTGCTTCGCTGGGTCATCTCGCCGGCCTCCGCGATCGCCGATATCCATTCGCTCGCCGATCTGCACGCCGTCGGGCACCGCGTGGTCCACGGCGGCGAACGGTTCACGATGTCCGTCCTGATCGACGAGGATGTGATGGGAAAGATCGAAGAGAGCATCGAGCTCGCCCCGCTGCATAACCCCGCAAACCTCAAGGGTATTACCGCGGCGCGCGAGCTTCTCGGCCCGGGAATCCCCCAGGTGGCGATTTTCGACACCGCATTCCATTCAACGATGCCCGAATCGGCGTATCTCTACGCGATTCCGTATCAGCTCTACCGGCGGCACCGGATCAGGCGGTACGGGTTCCACGGAACCTCGCACCGTTATGTCGCGTTCCGCTACCGCCAGCTCACCGTCCGGCAGCGGGAAGAAACAAACCTCGTCACGCTCCACCTCGGCAACGGCTGCTCGGCCTGCGCGATCAAGGGGGGCGAGTCCGTCGACACGTCGATGGGGCTCACACCCCTCGAGGGGCTGGTGATGGGCACGCGTTGCGGAGACCTCGACCCCTCCGTGCTCGAGTTCATCCACCACAAGGAGGGGATGTCGCTTTCGGAAATCGACACGATGCTCAACAAGCAGTCGGGGCTCCTGGGCGTTTCGGGATTGACGAACGACATGCGCGAGCTTCTCGACGAGGAGCGCGAAAAAAAGGATCGCCGTGCGAGACTGGCGATCGAGATGTTCTGCGCGAGGGTCAAGAAATATATCGGCGCTTACCTGGCCGGGATGAACGGCGCGGATGCGATCATCTTTACGGGAGGGATCGGTGAAAACAGCCCCGCGATCCGGGAGCGGATCTGTGCGGGGCTCTCATGGCTGGGGGTGGAGCTCGACCATCAGAAGAATTCGACGATGACGAACGGGAAAGAGGGGGAGATCACCTCGCCGGGCGCCCGGCTCAAAGCGTTCGTCATACCCACGAACGAGGAACTCCTGATCGCCAGGGATACGCTCCGGACCGTAGAGGGCGCGCCCAAGCGCTGGTAA
- a CDS encoding pseudouridine synthase codes for MMRLNKYLSAAGIVSRRKADQMITEGRVSVNGTVATVLGLKIDPGKDQVFADGKQVLILDEPVYVVLNKPRDCITTMSDERDRPTVLKYVRTKERVFPVGRLDRNTTGVLILTNDGEFANALMHPKNLVDKAYKVTLTEPVKPEHIRRLAEGIRLSEGKTAPAELHVLPKSKNMVVGIIIHEGKNRQVHRMFEALGYQIEKLDRVGYGGITYEGLKRGEWRYLRKSEVRRIQESAGIKETLTV; via the coding sequence ATGATGCGCCTCAATAAATATCTCTCCGCCGCCGGAATCGTCTCGCGCCGCAAGGCGGATCAGATGATCACCGAAGGGAGGGTCTCGGTGAACGGAACCGTCGCGACGGTCCTGGGCCTCAAGATCGACCCCGGCAAGGACCAGGTGTTCGCCGACGGGAAACAGGTGTTGATTCTCGACGAACCTGTCTACGTGGTGCTCAACAAACCCAGGGATTGCATTACCACGATGAGTGACGAGCGGGACAGGCCCACGGTCTTGAAGTACGTTCGGACGAAGGAGAGGGTCTTCCCCGTCGGGCGGCTCGATCGGAATACCACCGGGGTTCTCATTCTGACGAACGACGGGGAATTTGCAAACGCCCTGATGCACCCCAAAAACCTCGTGGACAAGGCGTACAAAGTGACACTCACCGAGCCGGTCAAGCCCGAGCACATCCGGCGGCTTGCGGAGGGGATTCGCCTCTCCGAAGGGAAAACCGCTCCCGCGGAATTGCACGTTCTTCCAAAGAGCAAGAACATGGTCGTGGGCATCATCATCCATGAGGGAAAGAACAGGCAGGTCCACAGGATGTTCGAGGCGCTCGGTTACCAGATTGAAAAACTGGACCGGGTGGGGTACGGGGGCATTACCTATGAGGGGCTGAAGCGGGGGGAGTGGAGGTACCTGCGGAAATCCGAAGTGCGCCGTATTCAGGAGTCCGCCGGAATCAAGGAGACTCTCACCGTCTGA
- the scpB gene encoding SMC-Scp complex subunit ScpB, translating to MEQTQAPESRRHIVEALIFASDEPLTARQIIEILGAPDQAGPRLRMKEDEVLSVVRDLNSEYVRAGRAFRIIQVAGGYQFATMPEFADWLGRMVKEKAKRKLSQATLETMSVIAYKQPVTKPEIEAIRGVNADYAIQRLMERGLITIVGRAATAGRPLLYGTTSDFLKHFGLNDLSELPKPREIEEIMADQGFEMERELLKRMGKTEEEIEEQLGKTVVGENGELQEIPPDPGAEGQPPPADQNLSP from the coding sequence ATGGAACAGACCCAGGCCCCCGAGAGCAGGCGGCATATTGTCGAAGCCCTTATTTTCGCGTCGGATGAACCGCTGACGGCCCGGCAGATTATTGAGATCCTCGGCGCTCCGGACCAGGCGGGCCCCCGTTTGCGGATGAAGGAGGATGAGGTGCTGTCGGTCGTCCGAGACCTCAACTCGGAGTACGTCCGCGCCGGACGCGCCTTCCGCATCATCCAGGTTGCGGGCGGCTACCAGTTCGCGACGATGCCCGAGTTTGCCGATTGGCTCGGCCGCATGGTGAAGGAGAAGGCGAAGCGGAAGCTCTCCCAGGCGACGCTGGAGACGATGTCGGTGATCGCCTACAAGCAGCCCGTCACAAAACCCGAGATCGAGGCGATCCGGGGCGTCAATGCGGACTATGCGATCCAGCGCCTGATGGAGCGCGGTCTGATCACGATCGTCGGGCGCGCCGCCACGGCGGGCCGCCCCCTTCTCTACGGCACGACTTCGGATTTCCTGAAGCACTTCGGACTCAACGACTTGTCCGAATTGCCGAAGCCCCGCGAGATCGAGGAAATAATGGCGGACCAGGGCTTCGAGATGGAACGCGAACTCCTGAAGCGGATGGGGAAGACCGAAGAAGAAATCGAGGAACAGCTCGGAAAAACCGTCGTCGGGGAAAACGGGGAGCTCCAGGAAATCCCACCCGATCCGGGCGCCGAAGGTCAGCCGCCCCCGGCCGATCAGAATCTTTCTCCCTGA
- a CDS encoding segregation/condensation protein A, with the protein MYRVKLQEFEGPLDLLLFFIKRDELDIYDIPISRITKEFLEYLHYMQVLDLEVAGDFIVMAAELMQIKVRMLLPSLPGEEDEVDPRAELVRRLLEYKRFKEASAVLSTLESESVKLYYRQGFHSDPRHVALEDQEESLKSITMFNLIAAFKKVLDTAPKKVYHDVELFNVTIDEQMSYIADVFRIREQVTFFELVQHMTEKLRIIVTIMAMLEMVKNRLIELAPANYEDDFIISRVETQAR; encoded by the coding sequence ATGTATAGGGTAAAACTACAGGAATTCGAAGGGCCGCTGGACCTCCTCCTCTTTTTCATCAAGCGGGATGAGCTGGACATCTACGACATTCCCATCTCCAGGATCACCAAGGAGTTTCTCGAATACCTCCATTACATGCAGGTCCTCGACCTTGAAGTGGCGGGTGATTTCATCGTGATGGCCGCGGAGCTGATGCAGATCAAGGTGAGGATGCTCCTCCCGAGCCTCCCCGGCGAGGAGGACGAAGTTGATCCGCGCGCCGAGCTCGTCCGGAGGCTCCTCGAATACAAGCGCTTCAAGGAAGCCAGCGCCGTCCTTTCAACCCTCGAGAGCGAATCGGTGAAATTGTATTACCGCCAGGGATTCCATTCCGATCCCCGGCATGTCGCGCTCGAGGACCAGGAGGAGAGTTTGAAGAGCATCACGATGTTCAACCTGATAGCGGCGTTCAAGAAAGTCCTTGACACTGCTCCCAAAAAGGTTTATCATGATGTTGAATTATTCAACGTGACGATCGACGAGCAGATGAGCTACATCGCGGACGTGTTCCGCATCCGCGAACAGGTCACCTTCTTCGAGCTCGTCCAGCACATGACTGAAAAGCTCAGGATCATCGTGACGATCATGGCGATGCTGGAAATGGTCAAGAACCGGTTGATCGAGCTCGCCCCGGCGAACTACGAAGACGATTTCATCATCTCGAGAGTGGAGACGCAGGCACGCTGA
- the trpS gene encoding tryptophan--tRNA ligase, whose product MPARKRILSGMRPTGKLHLGHLAGALENWVSLQGEYENYHLIADYHALTTSLDTSLLYQNSIDMLIDWLSAGIDPKKSPMFRQSQIKEHTELHLLFSMLITAARLERNPTVKEQVRDLDIESVSYGHLGYPVLQAADILLYKGDLVPVGEDQLPHLEITREIARRFNAQYGAVFPEPEGRITKFARLPGLDGRRMSKSLGNTILLSDPPAEIAKKMKKAVTDPLKVRKGDPGRPEVCLVYSYHQKYSQAEVPEIASGCRSGALGCVDCKANASNHIIEALAPLRERRAYYEAHMDEVGEILHDGEARAKKVAVQTMEETRAAMKLG is encoded by the coding sequence TTGCCGGCCAGGAAGCGAATTCTAAGCGGCATGCGCCCGACAGGCAAGCTGCATCTCGGCCATCTTGCCGGCGCGCTGGAAAACTGGGTGAGCCTTCAGGGTGAGTACGAAAATTACCACCTGATCGCCGATTACCACGCCCTGACGACCAGCCTCGACACGTCCCTCCTCTATCAGAATTCCATCGACATGCTCATCGACTGGCTCTCTGCCGGGATCGACCCGAAGAAGAGCCCGATGTTCCGGCAGTCGCAGATCAAGGAACACACAGAGCTCCATCTGCTCTTCTCGATGCTCATCACCGCGGCGCGGCTGGAGCGGAACCCGACGGTCAAGGAACAGGTGCGCGACCTTGACATCGAGAGCGTCAGCTACGGACATCTCGGCTACCCGGTCCTGCAGGCGGCGGACATTCTCCTCTACAAGGGGGATCTTGTGCCCGTCGGCGAAGATCAGCTCCCGCACCTCGAGATCACGAGAGAGATCGCCCGCCGGTTCAACGCGCAGTATGGAGCGGTCTTCCCCGAACCGGAGGGGAGGATCACGAAATTCGCCCGCCTCCCGGGCCTCGACGGCAGGCGAATGAGCAAGTCGCTCGGCAATACGATTCTCCTTTCCGATCCGCCCGCGGAGATCGCGAAAAAAATGAAGAAGGCCGTGACGGACCCGCTGAAAGTCCGCAAAGGGGATCCCGGCAGGCCCGAAGTCTGTCTCGTCTACTCCTACCACCAGAAGTACAGCCAGGCGGAAGTTCCCGAGATCGCCTCCGGGTGCCGGAGCGGGGCGCTGGGCTGCGTCGATTGCAAGGCGAACGCCTCCAATCACATCATCGAAGCCCTGGCCCCCCTGCGGGAGCGGAGGGCGTACTACGAGGCGCATATGGACGAGGTGGGGGAGATTCTCCATGACGGGGAAGCGCGCGCGAAAAAGGTTGCCGTGCAGACGATGGAAGAAACCCGCGCGGCAATGAAGCTCGGGTAG
- a CDS encoding HNH endonuclease, producing the protein MSSKVLVLNQNYEPMSVCNAKKAIILLFLGKAELIEAHEERRIRSISMSLPFPSIVRLSVYIHVPYKKIILSRKNILRRDGHRCQYCGCHDVALTVDHIIPKAKLGEDTWENLVTACVDCNNRKGNRTLEDAHMKLLRKPMKPNHVTFIRHFVGTVDERWKPYLFMN; encoded by the coding sequence TTGAGCAGCAAGGTTCTCGTGCTCAATCAGAACTACGAGCCGATGAGCGTATGCAACGCCAAGAAGGCGATCATCCTTCTCTTTCTCGGGAAAGCGGAGCTCATAGAGGCGCATGAGGAGCGTCGAATCCGCTCCATCTCCATGTCCCTGCCGTTTCCAAGCATCGTCCGCCTGAGCGTCTATATTCACGTGCCGTACAAGAAAATCATTCTTTCCCGGAAGAACATCCTGCGCCGCGACGGGCACCGCTGCCAGTACTGCGGATGCCACGACGTCGCCCTCACCGTGGATCACATCATCCCGAAAGCGAAGCTCGGGGAGGACACCTGGGAGAACCTCGTGACCGCGTGCGTGGATTGCAACAACCGGAAGGGGAACAGGACGCTCGAGGACGCTCATATGAAGTTGTTGCGGAAGCCGATGAAACCGAACCATGTCACCTTCATCCGGCATTTCGTCGGCACGGTCGACGAGCGCTGGAAACCCTATCTCTTCATGAACTAA